One window of Arvicola amphibius chromosome 6, mArvAmp1.2, whole genome shotgun sequence genomic DNA carries:
- the Gpr157 gene encoding G-protein coupled receptor 157, which translates to MPSPAPPTVLLPWERAVVLLSCVLSALGSGLLVATHALWPDLRSRARRLLLFLSLADLLSAASYFYGVLQDFAGPSWDCVLQGALSTFANTSSFFWTVAIALYLYLSIVRDARGPNTDHLLWAFHLISWGVPLGITVAAVSLKKIGYDASDVSVGWCWVNLEAEDRVMWMLLTGKLWEMLAYVLLPLLYLLVRKHINRAHQALSEYRPICEGRPLQRGSSTSMADKKLILIPLIFISLRVWSTVRFVLTLCGSPAVKAPVLVVLHGIGNTFQGGANCIMFALCTRAVRTRLLSLFCCRCYPQPSTQNPLGAPTPHKMRESQESRRTPEVPST; encoded by the exons ATGCCATCCCCCGCGCCTCCCACCGTGCTGCTGCCGTGGGAGCGCGCCGTGGTACTGCTGTCGTGCGTGCTGTCAGCGCTAGGCTCGGGCCTCTTGGTGGCCACGCACGCCCTGTGGCCTGACCTGCGTAGCCGGGCGCGGCGCCTGCTACTCTTCCTGTCTCTAGCGGACCTGCTCTCGGCTGCCTCGTACTTCTACGGGGTGCTGCAGGACTTTGCGGGGCCTTCGTGGGACTGCGTGCTGCAGGGCGCGCTCTCTACTTTCGCCAACACCAGCTCCTTCTTCTGGACGGTGGCCATCGCTCTTTACCTGTACCTCAGCATCGTCCGAGATGCGCGCGGGCCCAACACGGACCATCTGCTCTGGGCTTTTCATCTCATCAG CTGGGGTGTCCCGCTGGGCATCACAGTGGCAGCTGTCTCTCTGAAGAAGATAGGCTACGATGCCTCCGACGTGTCCGTGGGCTGGTGCTGGGTGAACCTGGAGGCTGAGGACCGTGTCATGTGGATGCTCCTGACTGGGAAGCTGTGGGAGATGCTGGCTTATGTCTTACTGCCTCTACTGTACCTTCTGGTCAGAAAACACATCAACAGAGCG CACCAGGCCCTCTCCGAGTACCGGCCCATCTGTGAGGGGCGCCCACTGCAGCGAGGCTCCTCCACCTCCATGGCTGATAAGAAACTGATCCTGATTCCACTCATATTCATCAGCCTCCGGGTCTGGAGCACCGTGCGCTTTGTCCTGACCCTCTGCGGCTCCCCCGCTGTCAAGGCTCCTGTGTTGGTTGTTCTGCAC gGCATTGGGAACACTTTCCAGGGAGGGGCCAACTGCATCATGTTCGCCCTCTGCACCCGCGCAGTCCGCACGAGGCTCTTGTCTCTCTTCTGCTGCCGCTGCTATCCTCAGCCGTCTACCCAGAACCCTCTTGGGGCTCCTACTCCCCACAAGATGAGAGAATCTCAGGAATCCAGACGGACTCCAGAAGTTCCCAGCACCTGA